From Plasmodium falciparum 3D7 genome assembly, chromosome: 9, one genomic window encodes:
- a CDS encoding NifU-like protein, putative, producing the protein MIHFKNAFSYRHSLCMMRTFHFNIYKNVKFSNYITKALNKYIVTKQSTNQRFFSIINNSDYINYINEINKFIDIFEKNVDNKSTNEDHIIPVLEKIKNEKIYKDNEDIMEIISSIKLLIEKRVRPIILNDGGDIKFICFDVDKGIVYVQLEGACVTCAQSEVTLQYMIKNMLTYYISEIKEIKNVSKDGIIL; encoded by the exons atgattcattttaaaaatgcTTTTTCGTATAGACACTCTTTATGCATGATGCGGACTTTTcactttaatatttataaaaatgtgaaATTTTCAAATTACATAACAAAAGCgctaaataaatatatagtgACAAAACAAAGTACAAACCAAAGGTTTTTTTcgataataaataattctgattatataaattatataaatgaaataaacaaattcattgacatttttgaaaaaaatgtagACAATAAGAGTACTAATGAAGATCACATTATTCCTGTAttggaaaaaattaaaaatgaaaaaatatataaagacaATGAAGATATCATGGAAATTATAAGcagtataaaattattaatagaaaaaaGAGTAAGACCAATAATTCTAAATGATGGTGGagatattaaatttatttgttttgatGTAGATAAAG GTATAGTTTACGTACAGTTAGAAGGAGCTTGTGTTACATGTGCACAAAGTGAAGTAACCTTACagtatatgataaaaaatatgttaacatattatatatctgaAATTAAAGAGATAAAAAATGTTTCAAAAGATGGCataattctttaa